The proteins below come from a single Mugil cephalus isolate CIBA_MC_2020 chromosome 7, CIBA_Mcephalus_1.1, whole genome shotgun sequence genomic window:
- the LOC125010333 gene encoding monocyte chemotactic protein 1B-like, which produces MAKVVACVSILLVLLATLGESSPILCCTKYQPKKISLRLLKDYTIQDINYCKLEAVIFRTIRGRYVCGNPHDWRVPPAMKKLPQRP; this is translated from the exons ATGGCAAAGGTTGTTGCTTGTGTCTCCAtactgctggtgctgctggcgACGCTCGGTGAAAGCA gTCCCATTTTATGCTGCACTAAATACCAACCAAAGAAAATCAGTCTCAGACTACTCAAAGACTACACCATTCAAGACATCAATTACTGCAAACTTGAAGCAGTAat TTTCAGGACTATCAGGGGCAGATACGTGTGTGGCAATCCACACGACTGGAGGGTTCCGCCGGCCATGAAGAAGCTGCCACA AAGACCATGA
- the LOC125010332 gene encoding monocyte chemotactic protein 1B-like isoform X2 produces the protein MAKVVACVSILLVLLATLGESSPILCCTKYQPKPLSIRVLKDYTIQDINYCKLEAVIFTTIRGRYVCGNPKDPWVQRAMEKLPQSSVKA, from the exons ATGGCAAAGGTTGTTGCTTGTGTCTCCAtactgctggtgctgctggcgACGCTCGGTGAAAGCA gTCCCATTTTATGCTGCACTAAATATCAACCAAAACCACTCAGTATCAGAGTACTCAAAGACTACACCATTCAAGACATCAATTACTGCAAACTTGAAGCAGTAat TTTCACGACTATCAGGGGCAGATACGTGTGTGGTAATCCGAAAGACCCGTGGGTTCAGAGGGCCATGGAGAAGCTGCCACA ATCATCAGTCAAAGCATGA
- the LOC125010332 gene encoding monocyte chemotactic protein 1B-like isoform X1, whose amino-acid sequence MAKVVACVSILLVLLATLGESSPILCCTKYQPKPLSIRVLKDYTIQDINYCKLEAVIFTTIRGRYVCGNPKDPWVQRAMEKLPQRSSVKA is encoded by the exons ATGGCAAAGGTTGTTGCTTGTGTCTCCAtactgctggtgctgctggcgACGCTCGGTGAAAGCA gTCCCATTTTATGCTGCACTAAATATCAACCAAAACCACTCAGTATCAGAGTACTCAAAGACTACACCATTCAAGACATCAATTACTGCAAACTTGAAGCAGTAat TTTCACGACTATCAGGGGCAGATACGTGTGTGGTAATCCGAAAGACCCGTGGGTTCAGAGGGCCATGGAGAAGCTGCCACA AAGATCATCAGTCAAAGCATGA
- the LOC125010652 gene encoding C-C motif chemokine 3-like, with product MAKVVACVSILLVLLATLGESSPILCCTKYQPKAISLKVLKDYTIQTRDYCKLEAVIFTTIRGRYACGNPKDQWVQIAMEKLLGPRSGGSWSSLHRENRRQSTWRKPTPEYPEKTDARSTRRKPTPEYPETTHA from the exons ATGGCAAAGGTTGTTGCTTGTGTCTCCAtactgctggtgctgctggcgACGCTCGGTGAAAGCA gTCCCATTTTATGCTGCACTAAATACCAACCAAAGGCAATCAGTCTCAAAGTACTCAAAGACTACACCATTCAAACGAGGGATTACTGCAAACTCGAAGCAGTAat TTTCACGACTATCAGGGGCAGATACGCGTGTGGCAATCCGAAAGACCAGTGGGTTCAGATTGCCATGGAGAAGCTGCTAGG aCCTAGgtcaggaggaagctggagtagcCTACACAGAGAAAACCGAcgccagagtacctggagaaaacccacgccagagtacccagagaaaaccgacgccaga agtacccggagaaaacccacgccagagtacccagagacGACCCACGCatga
- the LOC125010653 gene encoding C-C motif chemokine 2-like: protein MAKVVACVSILLVLLATLGESSPILCCTKYQPKKISLRLLKDYTIQDINYCKLEAVIFTTIKGRYVCGNPKDQWVQIAMEKLLGPRSGGSWSSLHRENRRQSTWRKPTPEYPEKTDARVPGENPRRSTRRKPTPEYPETTHARVPGENPRQSTQ from the exons ATGGCAAAGGTTGTTGCTTGTGTCTCCAtactgctggtgctgctggcgACGCTCGGTGAAAGCA gTCCCATTTTATGCTGCACTAAATATCAACCAAAGAAAATCAGTCTCAGACTACTCAAAGACTACACCATTCAAGACATCAATTACTGCAAGCTTGAAGCAGTAat TTTCACGACTATCAAGGGCAGATACGTGTGTGGCAATCCGAAAGACCAGTGGGTTCAGATTGCCATGGAGAAGCTGCTAGG aCCTAGgtcaggaggaagctggagtagcCTACACAGAGAAAACCGAcgccagagtacctggagaaaacccacgccagagtacccagagaaaaccgacgccagagtacccggagaaaacccacgccggagtacccggagaaaacccacgccagagtacccggagacaACCCAcgccagagtacccggagaaaacccacgccagagtacccag